One genomic region from Apodemus sylvaticus chromosome 1, mApoSyl1.1, whole genome shotgun sequence encodes:
- the LOC127670388 gene encoding zinc finger protein OZF-like isoform X8: protein MPCRSSVCLPHGPGGCGGDASCNENSILLEETSKDHLLQLSGHLGPIRSEAPRLPKNRSASGQHARNPVGEKPYEYTQCDKAFICQSHLQNHERIQSQEKSSEGFQHSEVLACHNSLQIHKRPDTGGKTYKCNQCDKAFSQPSKLRVHKRSHTRWKPYKCNQGGKAFSQPSNLQVHERTHTGQKPYECNQCGKAFTEPSKLRIHERRHTGEKPYECNQCGKAFAHRNTLRLHNRTHTGEKPYECNQCGKAFPHQSTLRWHKRTHTGEKPYECNQCDKAFSYQSYLVLHKRTHTGEKPYVCNQCGKTFAQRSHLQTHKVMHTGEKPFKCNQCDKAYTQQSHLRIHERTHTGEKPYKCNQCSKSFASHSHLQSHERIHTGEKPYKCNQCDKTFAQRSSLQLHKRTHSGEKPYKCNQCDKAFAQSSSLQSHKRTHSGDKPYECNQCGKAFSYHSALCVHKRTHTGEKPYECNQSFKAYTLHHQLQNHKKFHTEDAL, encoded by the exons ATGCCATGTAGGTCATCTGTTTGCCTGCCTCATGGGCCGGGAGGATGTGGTGGAGATGCGAGCTGCAATGA aaacagcattcttcttgaagaaacaagcaaagaccaccttcttcagctgtcaggacatctaggccccatccgttctgaagcaccacggctGCCAAAGAATCGATCTGCTTCTGGaca gcatgcaAGAAATCCTGTTggggagaaaccttatgaatatacacaatgtgataaagccttcatATGTCAGAGTCATCTTCAAAACCATGAAAGAATTCAAAGTCAAGAGAAATCCTCTGAAGGTTTTCAACATAGTGAAGTCCTTGCATGTCATAatagtctccaaatacataaaagaccAGATACTGGAGGGAAAacctacaaatgtaatcaatgtgataaagccttttcacaacCCAGTAAACTTCGAGTACATAAGAGATCACATACTAGATGgaaaccctacaaatgtaatcagggtggtaaagccttttcacaaccCAGTAACCTTCAAGTACATGAGAGAACACATACTGGacagaaaccctatgaatgtaatcagtgtggtaaagcctttacagaaCCCAGTAAACTTCGAATACATGAGAGaagacatactggagagaaaccctatgaatgtaatcagtgtggtaaagcctttgcacatcgCAATACTTTGCGCTTGCATaacagaacacatactggagagaaaccctatgaatgtaatcaatgtggtaaagcctttccaCATCAATCTACTTTGCGTTGGCATAAAAGaacgcatactggagagaaaccctatgaatgtaaccagtgtgataaagccttttcatACCAGTCTTATTTGGTCTTGCATaagagaacacatactggagagaaaccttatgtatgtaatcaatgtggtaaaacctttgcacaaAGATCtcatctccaaacacataaaGTAATGCATACAGGTGAGAAACCATTCaagtgtaatcaatgtgataaagcctatacacaacagaGTCATCTCCGAAtacatgaaagaacacatactggagagaaaccttataaatgtaatcagtgCAGCAAATCATTTGCATCTCACAGTCATCTTCAATctcatgaaagaattcatactggagagaaaccttacaaatgtaatcaatgtgataaaacaTTTGCACAACGTTCTAGTCTCCaactacataaaagaacacatagtggagagaaaccctacaaatgcaatcaatgtgataaagcctttgcacaaagcAGTAGTCTCCAAtcgcataaaagaacacatagtggagataaaccttatgaatgtaatcagtgtggtaaagccttttcatatcactctgctttgtgtgtgcataaaagaacacatactggagagaaaccttatgaatgtaatcaatctTTTAAAGCTTACACACTTCACCATCAGCTCCAAAACCATAAAAAGTTTCATACTGAAGAtgccctatga
- the LOC127670518 gene encoding aurora kinase C, whose protein sequence is MESTTSTRKHFTINDFEIGRPLGRGKFGRVYLARLKENHFIVALKVLFKSEIVKERLEHQLRREVEIQTHLQHPNILRLYNYFHDDIRVYLILEYAPGGELYKELQRKQKLTEQRTATIIEELSDALTYCHENKVIHRDIKPENLLLGLRGEVKIADFGWSVHTPSLRRKTMCGTLDYLPPEMIARRMYNETVDLWCIGVLCYELLVGKPPFESNTHSETYRRICKVDFKFPSSVPAGAQDLISKLLRYNPSERLSLAQVLKHPWVREHSQRILPPCSLMAS, encoded by the exons ATGGAGTCCACCACCTCAACCAG GAAGCATTTTACCATCAATGACTTTGAAATCGGTCGTCCTCTGGGCAGGGGGAAATTTGGCCGTGTATACCTGGCTCGACTCaaggaaaatcatttcattgtGGCCCTCAAAGTCCTCTTCAAGTCTGAGATAGTGAAGGAGAGACTGGAGCACCAACTTCGCAGGGAAGTGGAGATCCAGACACACCTACA gCATCCGAATATCCTTCGCCTGTACAACTACTTCCATGACGACATTCGGGTGTACTTAATTCTGGAATATGCTCCAGGAGGTGAGCTCTATAAGGAGcttcagagaaaacagaagttgACCGAACAGCGTACAGCCACG ATAATAGAGGAGTTGTCAGATGCCTTGACCTATTGCCATGAGAACAAAGTGATTCACAGGGACATCAAACCAGAGAATCTCCTGCTGGGCCTCAGGGGTGAGGTGAAGATCGCAGACTTTGGGTGGTCTGTGCATACCCCCTCTCTCAG GAGAAAGACAATGTGCGGGACTCTGGACTACTTGCCCCCGGAAATGATAGCGAGGAGAATGTACAATGAGACAGTTGATCTGTGGTGTATTGGGGTGCTCTGCTATGAGCTGCTGGTGGGAAAGCCCCCGTTTGAGAGCAACACCCACAGCGAGACATACAGACGCATTTGCAAG GTGGATTTCAAGTTTCCTTCATCAGTGCCTGCAGGAGCCCAGGACTTGATCTCCAAGCTTCTTAGGTACAATCCCTCAGAGAGGCTGAGCCTGGCCCAGGTCCTGAAGCACCCCTGGGTCAGGGAACACTCTCAAAGGATCCTGCCTCCCTGTTCTCTGATGGCTTCCTGA